A genomic stretch from Candidatus Methylomirabilis sp. includes:
- the pstA gene encoding phosphate ABC transporter permease PstA gives MSPWKRFWKSGDPFIWLTGGALALSILMVTGLTLLILVNGLGLFWPADVVRVTLTDGTVVMGQVAEREAIPQPGAPPATPPRYRIQVKQGNRDLTGSDFVWVEEARIAKRETPPEAVVIERREWGNLYGILGVVKEGGRVVAEGPEAGWGELQARLPQAARLSREIRRIEKKEIGAINHAQEKIRLRLRRLALGNVPAGLEVERLRQEAAAWDARYREQEGALTLLRQTSTGSVTIAAAGGKEKEVPLAQVVRAYRPNAMGLPEKVGFYLAKVWEFIADEPREANTEGGIFPAIFGTVMMVLIMSLAVTPLGVLAAFYLREYARQGPAVSAVRIAVNNLAGVPSIVFGVFAVGFFIYSVGGTIDQLFFAEALPTPTFGTGGILWASLTLALLTVPVVIVATEEGLAALPAGTREASLALGATKFETTWRVVLPAVMPSILTGLILAMARAAGEVAPLMITGVVKLAPALPIDGFWPFLHLDRKFMHLGFHIYDVGFQSPNVDAARPMVYTTTMLLLLIVLALNLAAISLRNRLRRKYAVSAL, from the coding sequence ATGAGTCCCTGGAAGCGCTTCTGGAAGAGCGGCGATCCCTTCATCTGGCTCACGGGCGGGGCCCTGGCCCTCTCCATCCTGATGGTGACCGGGCTCACGCTCCTCATCCTCGTCAACGGGCTGGGCCTCTTCTGGCCGGCCGACGTGGTGCGGGTCACCCTGACCGACGGCACCGTGGTGATGGGCCAGGTCGCAGAGCGGGAGGCCATCCCGCAGCCGGGGGCTCCCCCGGCGACGCCCCCCCGGTACCGGATCCAGGTCAAGCAGGGGAACCGGGACCTCACCGGCAGCGACTTCGTCTGGGTCGAGGAAGCCCGGATCGCGAAGCGCGAGACCCCGCCGGAGGCTGTCGTCATCGAGCGGCGGGAGTGGGGAAACCTGTACGGGATCCTCGGGGTGGTGAAGGAAGGGGGTCGGGTGGTGGCGGAGGGACCCGAGGCCGGCTGGGGGGAGCTCCAGGCCCGGCTGCCGCAGGCTGCCCGGCTCTCCCGGGAGATCCGGCGGATCGAGAAGAAGGAGATCGGTGCCATCAACCATGCGCAGGAGAAGATCCGCCTCCGGCTCCGGCGCCTCGCGCTGGGCAACGTCCCGGCCGGCCTGGAGGTCGAGCGGCTCCGGCAGGAGGCGGCGGCGTGGGACGCCCGGTACCGGGAGCAGGAGGGGGCTCTCACCCTGCTCCGGCAGACCTCGACGGGCAGCGTCACGATCGCCGCGGCAGGGGGCAAGGAAAAGGAGGTCCCCCTCGCCCAGGTGGTCCGGGCCTACCGCCCGAACGCGATGGGGCTCCCCGAGAAGGTGGGCTTCTACCTCGCCAAGGTCTGGGAGTTCATCGCGGACGAGCCCCGGGAGGCGAATACGGAGGGGGGGATCTTCCCCGCCATCTTCGGGACCGTGATGATGGTCCTGATCATGAGCCTCGCCGTGACGCCGCTGGGGGTTCTGGCCGCCTTCTACCTCCGGGAGTACGCCCGGCAGGGGCCGGCGGTCAGCGCCGTCCGGATCGCGGTGAATAACCTGGCGGGGGTGCCGTCCATCGTCTTCGGGGTCTTCGCCGTCGGCTTCTTCATCTACTCCGTCGGGGGGACGATCGACCAGCTCTTCTTCGCCGAGGCGCTCCCGACCCCGACCTTCGGCACCGGCGGGATCCTCTGGGCCTCGCTCACGCTGGCGCTGCTCACGGTCCCCGTGGTGATCGTGGCCACCGAGGAGGGGCTGGCGGCGCTGCCCGCCGGGACGCGGGAGGCCTCGCTCGCCCTCGGGGCGACCAAGTTCGAGACGACCTGGCGCGTGGTGCTCCCGGCGGTGATGCCGAGTATCCTCACCGGCCTGATCCTGGCCATGGCCCGCGCCGCCGGCGAGGTCGCGCCGCTCATGATCACCGGCGTGGTCAAGCTGGCCCCGGCCCTGCCCATCGACGGGTTCTGGCCCTTCCTCCACCTCGACCGGAAGTTCATGCACCTGGGGTTCCACATCTACGACGTCGGCTTCCAGTCGCCGAACGTGGACGCGGCGCGGCCGATGGTGTATACGACCACCATGCTGCTGCTCCTGATCGTCCTGGCCCTGAACCTTGCCGCCATCAGCCTGCGGAACCGACTCCGGCGCAAGTACGCCGTGTCGGCCCTGTAG
- a CDS encoding ATP-binding protein, giving the protein MGRVSEALRSRLALRLTLGLLLVTALGMAVMGVYIARVLERHSVERLTAGLVTQARLIHDAIAPALLRGGPPERVQELAEKYAVKLGARVTVIAKDGRVLGDSERDPEGVRRMENHAARPEVKAALAGSVGSHLRRSRTLDVEMLYAAIPLSDGASVKGVLRFALPMTEVAKTVRSVRRTVAVGALLAFGVALAVGLFISRRVTRPVTEMQAAARRMAEGDFDRKVPAAGKDEIAELGQALNAMAMRLKEKMQDLDGERAKLAAILDSMVEGVIAIDSRGRVLLLNPGARAIFDLQGQTVTGRPLLEVIRQKELFDLVQGCQTCGAGETCRREVELGPPIGRILEAHAFPVRIDIAGMGTLLVLHDITELRRLERVRTEFVANVSHELRTPLTSIRGYLETLLDGALEEAANARRFLEVAHTHAERLGRLIDDLLQLSDLETGKVILKPAPLGLRDVAGAVVAMFENQAAAKTLALLNQVLPDLDVQADRDRLSQIFVNLVDNAVKYTPEGGQITLSATRRPSDFVEIQVGDTGIGIPSTDLPRITERFYRVDKTRSREMGGTGLGLAIVKHLVQAHGGELWIESRLNRGTTVHFTLPAAQER; this is encoded by the coding sequence ATGGGGAGGGTAAGCGAGGCGCTCCGGTCGAGGCTGGCACTTCGCCTGACCCTTGGCCTGCTCCTCGTCACCGCGCTCGGAATGGCGGTGATGGGGGTGTACATCGCCCGCGTCCTCGAGAGGCACTCGGTGGAGCGCCTCACGGCCGGATTGGTGACGCAGGCCAGGCTCATCCACGACGCCATCGCCCCCGCTCTCCTGCGGGGGGGCCCGCCGGAGCGGGTGCAGGAGCTGGCCGAGAAGTATGCGGTGAAGCTCGGGGCGCGGGTGACGGTGATCGCCAAGGACGGGAGGGTTCTCGGGGATTCGGAGCGGGATCCGGAAGGGGTCCGGCGGATGGAGAACCACGCCGCGCGGCCCGAGGTCAAGGCGGCGCTCGCGGGGAGCGTCGGAAGCCACCTGCGGAGGAGCCGCACGCTCGACGTCGAGATGCTCTACGCAGCCATTCCCCTCAGCGACGGGGCCAGCGTCAAGGGGGTGCTCCGCTTCGCCCTCCCCATGACCGAGGTGGCCAAGACGGTCAGATCGGTGCGCCGCACCGTAGCGGTCGGGGCGCTGCTCGCCTTCGGGGTGGCCCTCGCGGTAGGGCTCTTCATCAGCCGGCGGGTGACGCGGCCGGTGACGGAGATGCAGGCCGCCGCCCGCCGGATGGCCGAAGGGGACTTCGACCGGAAGGTGCCAGCCGCCGGCAAGGACGAGATCGCCGAGCTCGGCCAGGCGCTGAACGCCATGGCGATGCGCCTGAAGGAGAAGATGCAGGACCTGGACGGCGAACGGGCCAAGCTTGCGGCGATCCTCGACAGCATGGTGGAGGGGGTCATCGCCATCGATTCCCGGGGACGCGTCCTCCTCCTGAACCCCGGCGCCCGCGCAATCTTCGATCTCCAGGGGCAGACCGTGACAGGACGGCCCCTCCTGGAGGTGATCCGGCAGAAAGAGCTCTTCGACCTCGTCCAAGGCTGCCAGACCTGCGGCGCGGGAGAGACGTGCCGGCGCGAGGTGGAGCTGGGCCCGCCGATCGGTCGGATCCTGGAGGCCCATGCGTTCCCGGTGCGCATCGACATCGCGGGAATGGGGACCCTCCTGGTCCTTCACGACATCACCGAGCTTCGTCGCCTCGAGCGGGTGCGGACGGAGTTCGTCGCGAACGTCTCCCACGAACTGCGCACGCCCCTCACCTCCATCAGGGGCTATCTGGAGACGCTCCTCGATGGGGCCCTGGAGGAGGCCGCGAATGCGCGGCGCTTCCTGGAGGTGGCCCATACCCATGCCGAGCGCCTCGGGCGGCTGATCGACGACCTCCTCCAGCTCTCGGATCTTGAGACCGGCAAGGTGATCCTCAAGCCCGCCCCGCTCGGCCTCCGCGACGTGGCCGGCGCGGTGGTGGCCATGTTCGAGAACCAGGCCGCCGCCAAGACCCTTGCCCTCCTGAATCAGGTCCTCCCGGACCTCGATGTACAGGCGGACCGGGACCGCCTCTCCCAGATCTTCGTGAACCTGGTGGACAATGCGGTGAAGTACACGCCGGAAGGCGGCCAGATCACGCTGAGCGCAACGCGGAGGCCGAGCGATTTCGTCGAGATCCAGGTTGGCGACACCGGAATCGGGATCCCCTCGACCGATCTGCCGCGGATCACGGAGCGCTTCTATCGGGTGGACAAGACCCGCTCCCGGGAGATGGGCGGGACCGGTCTCGGACTGGCGATCGTCAAGCACCTCGTCCAGGCCCACGGCGGGGAGCTCTGGATCGAGAGCCGGCTGAACCGGGGCACCACCGTCCATTTCACCCTCCCGGCCGCACAGGAGCGCTGA
- the phoU gene encoding phosphate signaling complex protein PhoU: MERRFEVELQALRDRLLGMGSVAEAMIHKSVKALVDREEALVQAVLAHEEEMDLLCIEIDDRCLTLLALRQPMASDLRFIAAAIKINSDLERIGDQAVSIVLRARSLITQPQVKPLIDIPRMAGLAQEMVRKSLDAFVRRDPDLARSVIEADDEVDSLRDQVFRELLTYMISDPATIPRAIDLILVSRRLERIADHATNIAEDVIYIVRGEDVRERGDKELRKGLRQPGPKPG, encoded by the coding sequence ATGGAGCGGCGATTCGAAGTAGAGCTTCAGGCCCTGCGGGACCGCCTCCTGGGGATGGGGAGCGTGGCCGAGGCGATGATCCACAAGAGCGTCAAGGCTCTCGTGGATCGGGAGGAGGCGCTGGTGCAGGCCGTGCTGGCCCACGAGGAGGAGATGGACCTCCTCTGCATCGAGATCGACGATCGGTGCCTGACGCTCCTCGCCCTCCGCCAGCCGATGGCCTCGGACCTCCGCTTCATCGCCGCCGCCATCAAGATCAACAGCGACCTCGAGCGCATCGGGGACCAGGCGGTGAGCATTGTGCTCCGGGCCCGCTCCCTCATCACCCAGCCCCAGGTCAAGCCCCTCATCGATATCCCCCGCATGGCGGGCCTCGCGCAGGAGATGGTCCGGAAGAGCCTCGACGCGTTCGTCCGCCGCGACCCGGACCTCGCCCGGAGCGTCATCGAGGCGGACGACGAGGTGGACAGCCTGCGGGACCAGGTCTTCCGGGAGCTCCTCACCTACATGATCAGCGATCCTGCCACCATCCCCCGGGCGATCGACCTGATCCTGGTCTCCCGGCGCCTGGAACGCATCGCCGATCATGCGACGAACATCGCGGAAGACGTGATCTACATCGTCCGCGGCGAGGATGTCCGGGAGCGGGGGGACAAGGAGCTCCGGAAGGGCCTGCGCCAGCCCGGCCCGAAGCCGGGGTAA
- a CDS encoding methylglyoxal synthase — MPDEQEWGWRRWRVALIAHDAKKSDLVAFVRRHRRAFADWSLLATEATAALLRQQVGLKVREVLPGPRGGDLAIGAEIAAGEVDALIFLRDPLTAQPHEPDITALLRVADVHNIAVATNLASAGCLVRALAPEAGIVTRS, encoded by the coding sequence ATGCCCGACGAACAGGAATGGGGGTGGCGCCGGTGGCGGGTCGCTCTCATCGCGCACGACGCGAAGAAATCCGACCTGGTGGCCTTCGTCCGGCGGCACCGGAGAGCATTTGCCGACTGGAGCCTGCTCGCCACCGAGGCGACGGCGGCCCTCCTGCGGCAGCAGGTCGGGCTGAAGGTCCGGGAAGTCCTCCCCGGCCCCCGCGGGGGCGACCTCGCGATCGGGGCCGAGATCGCCGCGGGGGAGGTCGATGCCCTGATCTTCCTCCGGGACCCGCTCACGGCCCAGCCACACGAGCCGGACATCACAGCGCTCCTGCGGGTGGCGGACGTCCATAACATCGCGGTGGCCACGAACCTGGCGAGCGCCGGGTGCCTAGTCAGGGCTCTTGCCCCGGAAGCGGGGATTGTTACACGCTCGTAA
- a CDS encoding phosphate ABC transporter substrate-binding protein PstS family protein produces the protein MQLKRRGLAGGIALAMTVALAGLGGAQDALRVDPGLQPYKAVSGVSGNLSSIGSDTLNNLMTLWAETFSRFYPNVRIQIEGKGSSTAPPALISGTAQLGPMSRPMKGSEIDAFEKRYGYKPTPVRTSVDALAVFVNKDNPIRCLTMAQVDAIFSKSRRYGYKEDIKTWGQLGLTGDWANRPLSLYGRNSASGTYGFFKEHALKNGDYKDEVKEQPGSASVVQGVTVDRYAIGYSGIGYATSGVRAVPLAEKEGARCQEATPDNAYAGTYPMARFLYVYTNRAPGKGLDPLTREFVKLVLSKEGQEVVVKDGYFPIPASIAREELSKLL, from the coding sequence ATGCAACTGAAGAGGCGCGGACTGGCGGGAGGAATAGCCCTGGCGATGACCGTGGCCCTGGCGGGCCTCGGGGGTGCCCAGGATGCGTTGAGGGTGGACCCGGGGCTCCAACCCTATAAGGCGGTGAGCGGCGTCTCGGGGAACCTTTCCAGCATCGGCTCGGACACGCTGAACAACCTCATGACCCTGTGGGCCGAGACCTTCTCCAGGTTCTACCCGAACGTGAGGATCCAGATCGAGGGAAAGGGGTCCAGCACGGCCCCGCCGGCCCTGATCTCGGGGACGGCCCAGCTCGGCCCCATGTCCCGCCCGATGAAGGGGTCGGAGATCGACGCCTTCGAGAAGCGGTACGGCTACAAGCCGACCCCCGTCCGGACGTCGGTGGACGCCCTGGCCGTTTTCGTGAACAAGGACAACCCGATCCGATGCCTCACGATGGCCCAGGTGGACGCGATCTTCTCCAAGTCCCGCCGCTACGGCTACAAGGAGGACATCAAGACCTGGGGTCAGCTCGGGCTCACCGGGGACTGGGCGAACCGGCCGCTCAGCCTCTACGGGCGCAACTCGGCCTCCGGCACCTACGGCTTCTTCAAGGAGCACGCCCTGAAGAACGGCGACTACAAGGATGAGGTGAAGGAGCAGCCCGGCTCGGCCTCGGTCGTGCAGGGCGTGACCGTGGACCGTTACGCCATCGGGTACAGCGGGATCGGCTACGCCACCTCCGGCGTCCGGGCGGTGCCCCTCGCGGAGAAGGAAGGGGCCCGCTGCCAGGAGGCGACGCCGGACAACGCCTACGCCGGCACCTATCCCATGGCGCGGTTCCTGTACGTGTACACCAACCGGGCCCCCGGGAAGGGGCTCGACCCCTTGACCCGGGAGTTCGTGAAGCTGGTCCTGTCGAAGGAAGGGCAGGAGGTCGTGGTCAAGGATGGCTACTTCCCGATCCCGGCCAGCATCGCCCGGGAAGAGCTGAGCAAGCTCCTGTAG
- a CDS encoding arsenate reductase ArsC, translated as MDRKKVLFVCTGNSARSQMAEGFLRAYGEGRVEALSAGIEPRGLNPAAVEVMREKGVDISSHRSKAFSEDLARAMDYVITVCGNAEERCPLLPPDVKHLHWPLDDPARARGSRDEVLAVFRRSRDEIEERMRDLLPELLA; from the coding sequence ATGGACCGGAAGAAGGTGCTCTTCGTCTGCACGGGCAATTCCGCCCGCAGCCAGATGGCCGAGGGATTCTTGCGAGCCTACGGCGAGGGACGGGTCGAGGCCCTGAGCGCCGGTATCGAGCCGAGGGGCCTGAACCCGGCTGCGGTGGAGGTCATGCGCGAGAAAGGCGTCGATATCTCCTCCCACCGGTCGAAGGCGTTCTCCGAAGACCTCGCCCGCGCCATGGACTACGTGATCACGGTATGCGGAAACGCCGAGGAACGCTGCCCGCTGCTCCCGCCTGACGTGAAGCACCTCCACTGGCCCCTCGACGACCCGGCGCGGGCCAGGGGCTCGCGAGACGAGGTCCTCGCGGTCTTCCGCCGATCCCGTGACGAGATCGAGGAACGGATGCGCGACCTCCTCCCGGAGCTGTTGGCCTGA
- a CDS encoding DivIVA domain-containing protein, with the protein MDARTFLESLTSLLYASPLVLAAVIVLAGIVLLLLGWRLGRRRAEPLLPDMGEPGAPRAGEVPLSVPELLTPDMGAVLSTIEIPRAAPEPGQGVPITPGRGVIPGAPEGSPLFRPSERPARPYAAKESPPPPEPPRWRMRPEEIRAHTFRRRLRGYDPREVYEYLVAVSDELGALQRRGVEFRQESQRLQAELSRWRDQAGTVQNTLATAQKLAEEMIVTAQEEAAREADRIIRDALERLARLQQEIGRLEQDRGRIQEEIRRDALAFAAGLRELEAEALPLPRAGGPRPPTGGPQEPAGP; encoded by the coding sequence GTGGACGCGCGAACGTTCCTCGAGAGCCTGACGAGCCTGCTGTACGCCTCTCCCCTTGTGCTGGCCGCGGTCATCGTCCTGGCGGGGATTGTCCTCCTGCTCCTCGGGTGGCGCCTCGGCCGCCGGCGGGCCGAGCCGCTCCTCCCGGATATGGGAGAGCCGGGCGCGCCCAGGGCGGGGGAGGTCCCCCTGAGCGTCCCGGAGCTCCTGACCCCCGATATGGGGGCGGTCCTCTCCACGATCGAGATTCCACGGGCCGCCCCGGAACCGGGGCAGGGCGTCCCCATCACCCCCGGCCGCGGGGTCATCCCCGGCGCGCCCGAGGGCTCGCCGCTCTTCCGGCCCTCCGAGCGGCCGGCCCGCCCTTACGCGGCAAAGGAGTCTCCCCCGCCTCCCGAACCCCCCCGCTGGCGCATGCGCCCGGAGGAGATCCGGGCCCACACCTTCCGCCGGCGGCTGCGCGGCTACGACCCGCGGGAGGTGTACGAGTACCTGGTGGCGGTCTCGGACGAGCTGGGGGCCCTGCAGCGGCGGGGGGTGGAGTTCCGGCAGGAGAGCCAGCGGTTGCAGGCGGAGCTCAGCCGCTGGCGGGATCAGGCCGGAACGGTGCAGAACACGCTGGCCACGGCCCAGAAGCTGGCCGAGGAGATGATCGTGACGGCGCAGGAGGAGGCCGCCCGGGAGGCCGACCGGATCATTCGGGACGCCCTGGAGCGGCTGGCCCGCCTCCAGCAGGAGATCGGCCGTCTCGAGCAGGACCGGGGCAGGATCCAGGAGGAGATCCGGCGCGACGCCCTGGCCTTCGCCGCCGGCCTCCGGGAGCTGGAGGCCGAGGCGCTTCCCCTCCCGCGGGCGGGAGGTCCCCGGCCGCCCACGGGCGGACCTCAGGAGCCGGCGGGACCGTAG
- a CDS encoding response regulator transcription factor: MAIKVLVVDDEKDIAALVRHHLEREGFQCLQAGDGPTALRLTRQHRPDLLILDLMLPGLDGLEVCRQLRRDAGTARVPILMLTAKAEEVERVVGLEVGADDYVVKPFSPRELVARVKAILRRAQGPPGPAVRRIGELEVNEAGYQVAVKGKSVELTLKEFGLLRALLRANGRALNREQLLEGVWGYPDATGVESRTVDAHVRRLREKLGSEARRIVTVKGVGYRLNVEE; encoded by the coding sequence ATGGCCATCAAGGTGCTCGTGGTCGATGACGAGAAGGATATCGCAGCGCTGGTGCGCCACCACCTGGAGAGAGAGGGCTTTCAGTGCCTTCAGGCTGGCGATGGTCCCACCGCCCTCCGGCTCACCCGGCAACATCGCCCTGATCTGCTCATCCTCGATCTGATGCTTCCGGGCCTGGACGGCCTGGAGGTCTGCCGGCAGCTCCGCCGGGACGCGGGGACCGCGCGCGTTCCCATCCTCATGCTGACGGCCAAGGCGGAGGAGGTGGAGCGCGTGGTGGGGCTGGAGGTCGGGGCGGATGATTACGTGGTGAAACCCTTCAGCCCGCGCGAGCTGGTCGCGCGGGTCAAGGCCATTCTCCGCCGGGCGCAAGGGCCGCCCGGCCCGGCGGTGAGGCGGATCGGCGAGCTCGAGGTCAATGAGGCCGGCTATCAGGTGGCGGTCAAGGGGAAATCGGTCGAGCTGACCCTCAAGGAGTTCGGCCTCCTCCGCGCGCTCCTGCGGGCCAATGGCCGGGCCCTGAACCGGGAGCAGCTCCTCGAGGGGGTGTGGGGGTATCCCGACGCCACGGGGGTCGAGTCGCGGACGGTGGATGCCCACGTCCGCCGCCTCCGGGAGAAGCTGGGCTCCGAGGCCAGGCGGATCGTGACCGTGAAGGGCGTGGGGTACCGGCTCAACGTGGAGGAATGA
- a CDS encoding ABC transporter permease subunit, with amino-acid sequence MADRTEALAAGGPGTPARPLTLPREQISRRLLVDRLARRLVGLGGGAIIASILAILLVIAAEVFPLFKAPTATPVTTVPAGTGGPPLRAGVDEYREVAYVVTRAGLQFVSLKEERLLPTPPLPGLGSASVVSASTPRGGQLALGLSDGRVLPVEILFTVSFPAGGRRVDPELGAAEPLTADPNGRPVRLVAQVTAPSGPMTAAVVGPKDLILVLVTERKALIGPATREEARRSFALPVEGEITALALDGRGEDLFVGTSAGQIARLDLRDPSEPGVAEVLLAVGRAGVGVTALGFLIGDRTLVVGDAAGGVSSWQILPDDGGRRRLRKIHDFTPHGGPVVAFASSRRDKGFLTGDGSGTVHLHYGTTGATLLTARVEADQLRAITFAPKADGFVAADAAGRLAHWGLHNPHPEVTWRSLFAKIWYEGYPEPDHVWQSTGGTDDFEAKLSLTPLIFGTLKGTLYALLFAIPVALLGALYASQFMHPTLKGIVKPTVEIMAALPSVVLGFVAGLWLAPMVEKVVPGLFLLPWVLAVLILLALALWRLAPVTFRRRVRAGTEVFLLVPVILVGAWLAFSLGGLVESALLAGDYRGWLLRTLGLTYDQRNSLVVGFAMGFAVIPIIFTIAEDALSNVPPHLVAGSLALGATRWQTALRMVLPTASPGIFSAIMIGLGRAVGETMIVLMATGNTPVMDWSIFNGFRALSANIAVELPEAPEGGTLYRVLFLAAFLLFVMTFLVNTVAELVRLRLRRRYQAL; translated from the coding sequence ATGGCCGATCGCACCGAAGCACTCGCGGCGGGCGGGCCGGGGACCCCGGCCCGCCCGCTCACCCTCCCCCGGGAGCAGATCAGCCGCCGGCTCCTGGTGGACCGCCTGGCGCGCCGCCTCGTGGGGCTCGGCGGGGGGGCCATCATCGCCTCGATCCTCGCCATCCTGCTCGTCATCGCCGCCGAGGTCTTTCCTCTCTTCAAGGCGCCAACGGCCACGCCGGTCACCACGGTTCCGGCGGGAACCGGCGGACCGCCGCTCCGGGCCGGCGTCGACGAGTACCGCGAGGTGGCCTACGTGGTGACCCGGGCTGGCCTCCAGTTCGTCTCCCTCAAGGAGGAGCGGCTCCTCCCGACGCCGCCCCTGCCGGGGCTCGGCTCCGCGTCCGTGGTTTCCGCTTCGACCCCCCGGGGGGGCCAGTTGGCCCTGGGTCTCTCCGATGGGCGCGTGCTCCCGGTCGAGATCCTGTTCACCGTGTCGTTCCCCGCCGGCGGGCGACGGGTGGACCCCGAGCTGGGGGCGGCGGAGCCGCTCACGGCCGATCCAAACGGCCGGCCCGTGCGCCTCGTGGCCCAGGTCACCGCACCGAGCGGTCCCATGACCGCGGCCGTCGTCGGCCCGAAGGACCTCATCCTGGTCCTGGTGACCGAACGGAAGGCCCTGATCGGCCCCGCCACGAGGGAGGAGGCGCGCCGGTCGTTCGCGCTGCCGGTGGAGGGAGAGATCACCGCCCTGGCCCTGGACGGGCGGGGCGAGGACCTGTTCGTGGGCACCTCCGCCGGCCAGATCGCCCGCCTGGATCTCCGCGACCCGAGCGAGCCGGGGGTGGCGGAGGTCCTGCTCGCCGTGGGCCGCGCCGGGGTCGGCGTGACCGCGCTGGGCTTCCTGATCGGGGACCGGACCCTCGTCGTCGGCGACGCGGCAGGCGGCGTCAGCTCCTGGCAAATCCTCCCGGACGATGGCGGGCGGCGCCGCCTCCGGAAGATCCATGACTTCACTCCTCACGGCGGCCCCGTGGTGGCCTTCGCCTCCTCCCGCCGGGACAAGGGGTTCCTCACGGGCGACGGGTCCGGCACCGTACACCTCCACTACGGCACCACGGGAGCGACCCTGCTCACGGCCCGGGTCGAGGCCGATCAGCTCCGGGCCATCACCTTCGCCCCCAAGGCGGACGGCTTCGTGGCGGCCGACGCGGCGGGACGCCTGGCCCACTGGGGCCTACACAACCCCCACCCCGAGGTCACGTGGCGGAGCCTCTTCGCGAAGATCTGGTACGAGGGCTATCCCGAGCCCGACCACGTCTGGCAGTCCACGGGGGGGACCGACGATTTCGAGGCGAAGCTCAGCCTGACCCCGCTCATCTTCGGCACCCTGAAGGGGACTCTCTACGCCCTCCTCTTCGCCATCCCCGTCGCCCTCCTCGGCGCGCTCTACGCCTCCCAGTTCATGCACCCCACCCTGAAAGGGATCGTGAAGCCCACGGTAGAGATCATGGCCGCGCTCCCCAGCGTCGTCCTGGGGTTCGTGGCCGGGCTGTGGCTGGCGCCCATGGTGGAGAAGGTGGTGCCGGGGCTCTTCCTCCTGCCCTGGGTGCTCGCGGTGCTCATCCTCTTGGCCCTCGCCCTCTGGCGCCTGGCGCCGGTGACGTTCCGCCGACGGGTCCGAGCCGGGACGGAGGTCTTCCTGCTCGTGCCCGTCATCCTCGTGGGGGCTTGGCTCGCCTTCTCCCTCGGGGGGCTGGTCGAGTCGGCCCTTCTCGCCGGCGACTACCGGGGGTGGCTCCTGCGCACCCTGGGCCTCACCTACGACCAGCGGAACTCCCTGGTCGTGGGGTTCGCCATGGGCTTCGCCGTGATCCCGATCATCTTCACCATCGCCGAGGACGCCCTCTCGAACGTCCCGCCGCACCTGGTCGCCGGGTCGCTGGCGCTCGGCGCGACCCGCTGGCAGACGGCCCTGCGGATGGTCCTCCCCACGGCGAGCCCCGGGATCTTCTCCGCCATCATGATCGGGCTCGGGCGGGCCGTGGGCGAGACGATGATCGTCCTCATGGCAACGGGCAACACCCCCGTCATGGATTGGTCCATCTTCAACGGCTTCCGGGCTCTCTCGGCCAACATCGCCGTCGAGCTCCCGGAGGCGCCCGAGGGGGGGACGCTCTACCGGGTCCTCTTCCTGGCGGCCTTCCTCCTCTTCGTGATGACGTTCCTCGTGAATACCGTCGCCGAGCTGGTCCGGCTCCGGCTGCGCCGGAGGTACCAGGCGCTATGA
- the pstB gene encoding phosphate ABC transporter ATP-binding protein PstB, whose translation MVKIKDLSLWYGEKIALKDISMAVPQHRITAYIGPSGCGKTTLLRCLNRLNDLVDGVRIAGTIQVGGTDIYDPALDVTELRKRVGMVFQKSNPFPKSIYENAAFGPRILGVRSKADLDGIVERSLRAAALWEEVSDRLHDSALSLSGGQQQRLCIARALAVEPDVLLMDEPCSALDPIATAKIEDLMLELKHRYTIIIVTHNMQQAARVSDYTGFLLLGELVEFGVTKELFRMPRDHRTEAYLTGRFG comes from the coding sequence ATGGTGAAGATCAAGGACCTCTCGCTCTGGTACGGGGAGAAGATCGCCCTCAAAGACATCTCCATGGCGGTCCCCCAGCACCGGATCACCGCCTACATCGGGCCCTCCGGCTGCGGCAAGACCACCCTGCTCCGCTGCCTGAACCGGCTGAACGACCTGGTGGACGGGGTCCGGATCGCCGGCACCATCCAGGTCGGCGGGACCGACATCTACGACCCGGCGCTGGATGTCACGGAGCTGCGCAAGCGCGTGGGGATGGTCTTCCAGAAGTCGAACCCGTTCCCCAAGTCCATCTACGAGAACGCCGCCTTCGGACCCCGGATCCTCGGGGTCCGGAGCAAGGCAGACCTGGACGGGATCGTGGAGCGGAGCCTGCGGGCCGCCGCGCTCTGGGAGGAGGTCTCGGACCGGCTGCACGACAGCGCGCTCAGCCTCTCGGGCGGCCAGCAGCAGCGCCTCTGCATCGCCCGCGCGCTCGCCGTCGAGCCGGACGTGCTCCTGATGGACGAGCCCTGCTCCGCCCTGGACCCGATCGCCACGGCCAAGATCGAGGACTTGATGCTGGAACTGAAGCACCGGTATACGATCATCATCGTCACGCACAACATGCAGCAGGCGGCCCGCGTCTCCGACTATACGGGGTTCCTCCTCCTCGGCGAGCTGGTGGAATTCGGGGTCACCAAGGAGCTCTTCCGGATGCCCAGGGACCACAGGACGGAGGCCTACCTCACCGGACGGTTCGGGTAG